A single Paenibacillus kribbensis DNA region contains:
- the fliE gene encoding flagellar hook-basal body complex protein FliE — translation MIQNAMFNVQTPVIQQIQSPNNELTKATPSESLKDFGSFLKDALNEVGQQEAATHQMSDQFMAGKVDVDQVMITSQQALLSLQLTTQVRNKAIEAYQEIMRTQM, via the coding sequence ATGATTCAAAACGCCATGTTTAATGTACAGACACCGGTAATACAGCAGATTCAATCGCCTAACAATGAGTTGACGAAAGCGACACCTTCCGAATCCTTAAAGGATTTTGGTTCTTTCCTGAAGGATGCTCTCAATGAAGTAGGGCAGCAGGAAGCCGCTACACACCAGATGTCCGACCAATTCATGGCAGGCAAAGTTGATGTGGATCAAGTCATGATCACTTCTCAGCAAGCACTGCTTTCCCTGCAGCTTACGACACAGGTCCGAAACAAAGCGATCGAAGCCTATCAGGAGATCATGCGTACACAGATGTAA
- the flgC gene encoding flagellar basal body rod protein FlgC yields the protein MKINNGFDISASALTAQRLRMDVISSNIANAETTRAKVENGQAIPYRRKTVVLEPNQSGFADVLKAQMEGNGTGSAGVKVAQIQEDQSPLKPVYNPGHPDADKDGYVYMPNVDIMKEMVDMISATRSYEANVTALNASKAMVSKALEIGR from the coding sequence GTGAAGATTAACAACGGCTTTGATATTAGCGCATCTGCACTTACGGCCCAACGGTTGCGGATGGATGTTATATCAAGTAACATCGCGAACGCAGAGACAACTCGGGCCAAAGTGGAGAATGGACAAGCAATTCCATATCGGAGAAAAACGGTTGTTTTGGAGCCGAACCAATCTGGCTTTGCCGATGTTTTGAAAGCTCAAATGGAAGGAAATGGTACGGGTTCCGCTGGCGTCAAGGTTGCGCAAATTCAGGAAGATCAGTCACCTTTGAAGCCTGTGTACAATCCGGGTCACCCGGACGCTGATAAAGATGGTTATGTATATATGCCTAATGTAGACATTATGAAAGAAATGGTTGACATGATTTCTGCAACACGCTCGTACGAAGCCAATGTAACAGCTCTGAATGCATCAAAAGCGATGGTTTCCAAAGCGCTTGAAATCGGTCGCTAA
- the flgB gene encoding flagellar basal body rod protein FlgB has protein sequence MNLLGDISFQKLQAGVQAANTRQRVIANNISNVDTPYFKRSEVSFEELLQQQMDGDVTPLRGKVTNARHFQIGPVNSIPDAMVTKDGYSVMNNNMNNVDVDREMSLMAENQLRYNAYIQEINERIKMMRTAVEGR, from the coding sequence ATGAATCTGCTGGGTGATATTAGCTTTCAAAAGCTTCAGGCAGGTGTTCAGGCGGCCAATACGAGACAACGTGTGATAGCCAACAACATTTCCAATGTGGATACCCCGTATTTTAAGCGTTCGGAGGTTTCATTTGAAGAATTGCTTCAGCAGCAAATGGACGGTGATGTAACGCCACTGCGTGGAAAAGTTACCAATGCAAGACATTTTCAAATAGGACCTGTGAACTCTATTCCGGACGCTATGGTCACCAAAGATGGGTACTCAGTCATGAACAATAATATGAACAACGTCGATGTCGACAGAGAAATGAGTCTTATGGCTGAAAATCAACTAAGATATAATGCCTACATCCAAGAAATTAATGAACGTATCAAAATGATGAGAACAGCGGTAGAAGGGAGATAG
- the hslU gene encoding ATP-dependent protease ATPase subunit HslU, which translates to MKNQSLTPRQIVSELDKYIVGQKQAKKSVAVALRNRYRRSKLPDDVRDEIVPKNILMIGPTGVGKTEIARRLARLVGAPFVKIEATKFTEVGYVGRDVESMVRDLMETSIRIVKAERTENVKDKAEDMANERIVNILVPAEKSGKSQRNPFEMLFGNNPGAAVEEEQPQQDASLTEKRRKVKFDLLSGKLEDEIIEIDVEDTAPNMLDMFAGQGNEQMGMNMQEMFGSFLPKRTKKRKLSVKEARKVLIQDEAAKLIDMDDVIQESVKRAEQSGIIFIDEIDKIASQGKGNGPDVSREGVQRDILPIVEGSTIMTKYGPVRTDYILFIAAGAFHVAKPSDLIPELQGRFPIRVELSSLTLDEFVSILTEPKNALTKQYTDLLRTEEIEVEFSADAIREIASIAESVNRNTENIGARRLHTILEKLLEDLSFEAPELTLDRMIITPEYVREKLGDIAQNRDLSQYIL; encoded by the coding sequence ATGAAGAATCAATCGTTGACGCCCAGACAAATTGTATCCGAGCTGGATAAGTATATTGTCGGACAAAAGCAGGCTAAAAAATCTGTTGCTGTTGCCTTGCGCAACCGTTATCGTCGCAGTAAGTTGCCGGATGATGTCCGGGATGAGATTGTGCCTAAAAATATTTTGATGATCGGGCCGACAGGTGTGGGTAAAACGGAAATTGCGCGTAGACTTGCACGGCTTGTGGGGGCTCCTTTTGTCAAGATTGAAGCGACCAAATTCACAGAAGTGGGCTACGTTGGTCGTGATGTGGAGTCCATGGTACGTGATCTGATGGAAACCTCCATACGCATCGTGAAGGCGGAGCGAACAGAGAATGTGAAGGACAAAGCGGAGGACATGGCCAATGAACGGATTGTCAACATTCTTGTACCTGCGGAGAAGTCGGGCAAATCGCAGCGTAATCCCTTTGAAATGCTGTTCGGTAACAACCCGGGTGCTGCGGTAGAAGAAGAACAACCACAACAGGACGCTTCCTTGACGGAGAAAAGACGCAAGGTCAAATTTGATTTGCTGTCCGGTAAGCTTGAGGATGAGATCATAGAGATTGATGTGGAGGATACCGCACCCAATATGCTCGATATGTTTGCCGGGCAAGGAAATGAACAAATGGGTATGAATATGCAGGAGATGTTCGGAAGTTTTCTGCCCAAGCGGACTAAAAAGCGCAAGTTATCCGTGAAGGAGGCCCGTAAGGTTCTGATTCAGGATGAGGCCGCCAAGCTGATCGACATGGATGATGTAATTCAGGAGTCTGTGAAACGTGCTGAACAGTCCGGTATTATTTTCATCGATGAAATAGATAAGATTGCCAGCCAGGGCAAGGGGAATGGTCCTGACGTTTCCAGAGAGGGCGTCCAGCGTGACATTTTGCCTATTGTCGAGGGCTCTACCATTATGACCAAATATGGTCCGGTAAGAACGGATTACATTCTGTTTATTGCTGCAGGGGCCTTTCATGTCGCCAAGCCGTCTGACCTTATCCCTGAACTTCAAGGCCGTTTTCCCATCCGTGTAGAGCTGAGCAGTTTGACCCTGGATGAGTTTGTATCGATATTGACGGAGCCTAAAAATGCGCTGACCAAGCAATATACGGATCTGCTCCGCACTGAAGAGATCGAAGTTGAATTTTCAGCGGATGCGATCCGTGAGATTGCCAGCATTGCCGAGTCCGTAAATCGAAACACGGAAAATATCGGCGCGCGCCGTTTGCATACTATTTTAGAAAAGCTGCTGGAGGATTTATCCTTCGAAGCTCCTGAGCTTACATTGGATCGTATGATCATTACGCCTGAATATGTTCGTGAGAAGCTGGGTGATATTGCCCAAAACAGGGACCTTAGTCAGTATATTTTATGA
- the hslV gene encoding ATP-dependent protease subunit HslV, which produces MDMSFHATTICAVRHNGKGAIAGDGQVTFGNSVVMKQTAKKVRRLYRGQVVAGFAGSVADAITLFEKFESKLEEHHGNLQRAAVELAKDWRQDRILRKLEALMIVMDTSGMLLISGGGEIIEPDDDVLAIGSGGNFALAAARAFKRHGTDMDAKDMAREALEVASEICVYTNNQIIVEEL; this is translated from the coding sequence ATGGATATGTCCTTTCATGCTACCACCATCTGCGCTGTACGCCACAATGGCAAAGGAGCTATTGCGGGTGATGGACAGGTAACGTTCGGCAACAGTGTTGTTATGAAGCAAACTGCTAAAAAAGTACGTAGATTGTATCGTGGGCAAGTCGTTGCGGGATTTGCGGGTTCGGTGGCTGATGCCATCACATTATTTGAAAAGTTTGAAAGCAAGCTGGAGGAACATCACGGCAATCTGCAACGGGCTGCCGTAGAACTGGCCAAGGACTGGCGACAGGATCGTATTCTGCGCAAGCTGGAGGCGCTAATGATTGTGATGGATACCTCCGGCATGCTACTCATTTCCGGAGGCGGGGAAATTATCGAGCCAGACGATGATGTACTTGCGATTGGCTCAGGTGGTAATTTTGCATTGGCGGCTGCTCGAGCGTTCAAACGTCATGGAACTGATATGGATGCAAAGGATATGGCGCGGGAAGCTTTAGAGGTCGCTTCAGAAATATGCGTGTATACAAACAATCAGATTATCGTGGAAGAACTGTAA
- the trmFO gene encoding FADH(2)-oxidizing methylenetetrahydrofolate--tRNA-(uracil(54)-C(5))-methyltransferase TrmFO, which translates to MSEMQKVTVIGAGLAGSEAAWQIASRGVPVKLYEMRPVVKTPAHHTDKFAELVCSNSLRANGLTNAVGVLKEEMRMLNSLILSAADRHAVPAGGALAVDRDGFSGHITDTLHQHPLIEVVNEELQEIPQDGIVVIATGPLTSPALSEQIKSLMGEEYFYFYDAAAPIVEKDSIDMSKVYLASRYDKGEAAYLNCPMNEAEFDAFYEALITAEVAQVKEFEKEIYFEGCMPIEVMMQRGKQTALFGPMKPVGLVNPHTGELPYAVVQLRQDNAAGTLYNLVGFQTHLKWGEQKRVFSMIPGLEKAEFVRYGVMHRNTFINSPQQLQPTYQFKGRSNLFFAGQMTGVEGYVESAASGLLAGMNAARAAQGQELFVFPAETTLGSMARYITTADFKHFQPMNANFGLLPKLEKRIRNKKEKNEALANRALESLRRYIDETGVMTAEVQA; encoded by the coding sequence GTGAGTGAAATGCAAAAGGTAACGGTCATCGGAGCAGGTTTGGCGGGCAGCGAAGCTGCCTGGCAAATTGCAAGCCGTGGAGTACCTGTCAAGTTATATGAAATGAGGCCGGTAGTAAAAACACCGGCACATCATACAGATAAATTTGCTGAACTGGTGTGCAGTAATTCCTTGCGAGCAAACGGTCTAACAAATGCAGTGGGCGTGCTGAAGGAAGAAATGAGAATGCTGAATTCCTTGATTTTGAGCGCAGCAGATCGTCATGCTGTTCCAGCTGGCGGTGCGTTGGCAGTGGATCGTGACGGATTTTCCGGCCATATTACAGATACACTTCATCAGCATCCGCTGATTGAGGTCGTGAATGAAGAGCTTCAGGAAATTCCACAGGATGGCATTGTGGTCATTGCAACAGGGCCCTTAACTTCTCCGGCTTTGTCAGAACAGATTAAATCGCTGATGGGAGAGGAGTATTTTTACTTTTACGATGCTGCAGCCCCGATTGTTGAAAAGGACTCCATTGACATGAGCAAGGTGTACCTGGCCTCCCGTTATGATAAGGGAGAAGCGGCTTACTTGAATTGTCCGATGAATGAAGCGGAATTTGACGCTTTTTATGAGGCCTTGATTACGGCCGAGGTGGCACAAGTTAAGGAATTTGAAAAAGAAATCTATTTCGAGGGCTGTATGCCTATCGAAGTGATGATGCAGCGTGGGAAACAGACTGCATTGTTCGGACCCATGAAGCCAGTTGGGTTAGTAAATCCACATACAGGCGAGCTGCCGTATGCAGTTGTTCAGCTTCGTCAAGATAATGCTGCAGGCACGCTGTATAATCTGGTTGGCTTCCAGACTCACCTCAAATGGGGGGAGCAAAAGCGTGTATTTTCTATGATACCGGGTCTCGAAAAGGCAGAGTTTGTACGTTATGGTGTGATGCATCGTAATACCTTTATTAATTCTCCTCAGCAGCTTCAACCAACCTATCAATTCAAGGGGAGAAGCAATTTGTTCTTTGCTGGGCAAATGACCGGCGTAGAGGGGTATGTGGAATCAGCAGCTTCAGGCTTGCTTGCGGGAATGAATGCGGCGCGTGCGGCGCAGGGACAGGAATTGTTTGTATTCCCTGCGGAAACGACACTAGGCAGTATGGCGCGGTATATTACGACCGCGGATTTCAAGCATTTTCAGCCGATGAATGCAAACTTCGGTCTGCTGCCAAAGCTGGAGAAGCGGATCCGCAATAAGAAGGAAAAGAACGAAGCGCTCGCGAATCGCGCACTGGAAAGCTTGCGTCGTTACATCGATGAAACAGGAGTTATGACAGCTGAAGTACAGGCATAA